From the genome of Marinitoga hydrogenitolerans DSM 16785, one region includes:
- the rsgA gene encoding ribosome small subunit-dependent GTPase A — MNIRKGIVTRFHSNTLELMDLENGEKITAFLRGKFKLQKITPIVGDYIEYSIENNTAKIENILPRKNLLYRPKIANVDQTILVTCLKSPKVDYLTIDKFLIQVEKNNLDCIIVLNKVDLLEKNEIKNFLDIYSPLYPVVLTSAKKNIGIEKIKPYLKNKISTFAGMSGVGKSSLLNAINPGLKLKVGEISEKSQRGKHTTTYTELLKFDFGGFVADTPGFAAFDVYKFKPDELQNYFVELKEHSIYCGFNDCVHINEPHCAVKEAVENNEISEIRYRNYLKIYNEIEEFTKKTRRKRWK; from the coding sequence GTGAACATCAGAAAAGGTATAGTGACACGTTTTCATTCAAATACTTTAGAATTAATGGACCTGGAAAATGGAGAAAAAATAACCGCTTTTTTACGCGGTAAATTTAAATTACAAAAAATCACACCTATTGTTGGTGATTATATTGAATATTCAATAGAGAATAATACAGCAAAAATTGAAAATATTCTTCCAAGAAAAAATTTATTATACAGGCCTAAGATCGCTAATGTTGACCAAACTATTTTGGTTACTTGTTTGAAAAGTCCTAAAGTGGATTATTTAACTATTGACAAATTTCTAATACAGGTTGAAAAAAATAACCTTGATTGTATAATAGTTCTAAATAAAGTTGATCTTTTAGAAAAAAATGAAATTAAAAATTTTTTAGATATATATTCTCCATTATATCCTGTAGTTTTAACCAGTGCAAAGAAAAATATAGGGATTGAAAAAATTAAACCATATTTAAAAAATAAAATATCTACGTTTGCAGGTATGTCTGGTGTTGGAAAATCATCTTTACTTAATGCTATAAATCCTGGATTAAAATTAAAAGTTGGTGAAATATCAGAAAAATCACAAAGAGGAAAACATACTACTACTTATACCGAATTATTAAAATTTGATTTTGGTGGCTTTGTTGCGGATACTCCTGGGTTTGCTGCATTTGATGTGTATAAATTCAAACCTGATGAATTACAAAATTATTTTGTTGAATTAAAAGAACATTCCATATATTGCGGGTTTAATGATTGTGTTCATATAAATGAACCTCATTGTGCTGTTAAAGAAGCTGTTGAAAATAATGAAATTTCAGAAATAAGATATAGAAACTATTTAAAAATATATAACGAAATAGAAGAATTCACTAAAAAAACAAGGAGGAAAAGATGGAAATGA
- the rlmN gene encoding 23S rRNA (adenine(2503)-C(2))-methyltransferase RlmN, which translates to MVKKNILNFSYEELIVEFKKINLQKFRVDQVLDWIFKKHIFDFYEMTNISKNQRELLDEHFYIYIPEPIDIQESKKDRTTKFLWKLEDGKTIESVLLFYPNRISACISTQVGCALKCKFCSTGASGFERNLSSGEIVAQVLAIEKLKDVNINNIVLMGMGEPLLNYDNVLKAIKNWNHEKMKKLGARRITISTAGIADKIEELANFDLDIRLSVSLHAPNNYIRDKIMPINAKYPIEEVIQSCKIYQEKTKNRVTIEYIIIKGLNDEEKHAEELANLLKGLKVMVNIIPVNPNPAGFERPSKRFLTNFVNKLKEKNIEATLRIEKGTDIDAACGQLKLRKKGIFLK; encoded by the coding sequence ATGGTTAAAAAAAATATTCTGAATTTTAGCTATGAAGAATTAATAGTTGAATTCAAAAAAATAAATTTACAAAAATTTAGAGTAGATCAAGTCCTGGATTGGATATTTAAAAAACATATCTTCGACTTTTATGAAATGACAAACATCTCTAAAAATCAAAGAGAACTATTAGATGAACATTTCTATATATATATTCCTGAACCAATCGACATTCAGGAATCTAAAAAAGATAGAACTACTAAATTTTTATGGAAATTAGAAGATGGTAAAACTATCGAATCTGTATTATTATTTTATCCTAATAGAATTTCAGCATGTATTTCAACTCAAGTAGGATGTGCTTTAAAATGTAAATTCTGTTCTACTGGGGCTAGTGGATTTGAAAGAAATCTCAGCAGTGGTGAAATTGTTGCACAGGTATTAGCTATAGAAAAATTAAAGGATGTGAATATAAATAACATAGTTTTAATGGGAATGGGAGAACCATTATTAAATTATGATAATGTTTTAAAAGCCATCAAGAATTGGAATCATGAAAAAATGAAAAAACTTGGTGCAAGAAGAATTACTATATCAACTGCTGGTATTGCTGATAAAATTGAAGAACTAGCAAACTTTGACTTAGACATTAGATTATCTGTTTCATTACATGCACCAAATAATTATATAAGAGATAAAATTATGCCTATTAATGCAAAATATCCAATAGAAGAAGTTATACAATCATGCAAGATATATCAAGAAAAAACAAAAAACAGAGTTACGATAGAATATATTATTATAAAAGGACTAAATGATGAAGAAAAACATGCTGAAGAACTAGCAAATTTATTAAAAGGTTTGAAAGTGATGGTTAACATAATTCCTGTAAATCCGAATCCAGCTGGTTTTGAAAGACCTTCAAAAAGATTTTTAACAAATTTTGTAAATAAATTAAAAGAAAAAAATATTGAAGCTACATTAAGAATTGAAAAAGGTACTGATATTGATGCTGCATGTGGTCAATTAAAACTAAGAAAAAAGGGTATATTTTTAAAATGA
- a CDS encoding radical SAM protein translates to MENKIHFVKIEKTRSISLTGNYCSLNCKHCNKHYLEHMATINDIDNLSNMNSFLLSGGMNNEIKVPVYNFIEKLKEYKDKYKFKYNLHTGFMNYNELKKIKNISDAISFDLVGNKETMINVYGIDKFDEMWNTFDNLFKLNFNIKPHITIGLNGGQITHEFDALKKIKEYNIDEIIFLVFIPTKGSFFENKNPPDINEVYNIFKYTKDNFPNIKLTLGCMHPRGYYRKEIQKKLLFVADKIVQPVKSTINLAKKLDFDITWSYECCVF, encoded by the coding sequence ATGGAAAATAAAATTCATTTTGTTAAAATAGAAAAAACCAGATCAATTTCATTAACAGGTAATTATTGCTCTTTAAATTGTAAACATTGTAATAAGCATTATTTAGAACATATGGCTACAATAAATGACATAGATAATCTTTCAAATATGAATTCCTTTTTATTAAGTGGGGGAATGAACAACGAAATAAAGGTTCCTGTATATAATTTTATTGAAAAATTAAAAGAATATAAAGATAAATATAAGTTTAAATATAATCTACATACTGGATTTATGAATTATAATGAATTGAAAAAAATAAAAAATATTAGCGATGCTATTTCATTTGACTTAGTTGGAAATAAAGAAACCATGATAAATGTCTATGGTATCGATAAATTTGATGAAATGTGGAATACTTTTGATAATTTATTTAAATTAAATTTCAATATAAAGCCACATATAACAATTGGTCTTAATGGTGGACAAATAACACATGAATTTGATGCTTTGAAAAAAATAAAAGAGTATAATATAGATGAAATTATATTTTTAGTTTTTATACCAACAAAAGGCTCTTTTTTTGAAAATAAAAATCCACCTGATATAAACGAAGTATATAATATTTTCAAATATACAAAAGATAATTTCCCAAATATAAAGTTAACTTTAGGATGTATGCATCCAAGAGGTTACTATAGAAAAGAAATACAAAAAAAATTATTGTTTGTTGCTGATAAGATAGTTCAACCAGTTAAAAGTACTATTAATTTAGCAAAAAAATTAGATTTTGACATAACATGGAGTTATGAATGTTGCGTATTTTAG
- a CDS encoding transketolase codes for MKNSLNELKELAKICRGDIIKMTTVAKSGHPGGSMSSIDMYLSVFNLANIDPKNPYDPKRDRVVISHGHTSPGVYSALARLGFFNVDELIAGFRHAGSIFEGHITRGIPGVEWTTGNLGQGLSAGVGMALASKRTGANYHVFVLHSDGESPKGQIAEARRTAKKENLNNLTVLVDYNDIQISGRARDVLYVDIVKEYEAAGWNIIEVDGHDFEQLFNAIEEAKNYKLGPTVIIAKTIIGKGVSFMENRHEYHGSPLKENEADKALKELGLENDIEKYKEMRKKLPLLRKKLEFKDNVVTADPGKPIIYSKEDKVDNRGAFGNAVADLAKINKGKVPIVAIDCDLKPSVKLEKFEKTSPETYVQIGIQEHNAATIAGAMSVCGIVPFFADFGVFGLDETFNQQRLNDINHTNLKTAVTHCGIDIGEDGKTHHEINYIGIVRSFFDTKLIVPADPNQTDKAVRYAASILGNVVIAMGRSKIPVILDENGKPFFGENYEFEYGKMDVLRKGEKVTILTHGSVAYKAVKVADKLKEEGKNITVINVSAPLEFNASKIKEYINDSHIIIYEDHNKHNGLLVEFSKSVVENKLSPLTVTSLGVDNYSPSGNNESLFEIFKLDETSLYNIIKEKINE; via the coding sequence ATGAAAAATTCATTAAATGAATTAAAAGAATTAGCTAAAATTTGTAGAGGTGACATTATAAAAATGACAACAGTTGCAAAATCCGGACACCCTGGAGGTTCAATGTCTTCTATCGATATGTATTTAAGTGTATTTAATTTGGCAAATATAGACCCAAAAAACCCTTATGATCCTAAAAGAGATAGAGTTGTGATTAGTCATGGGCATACATCGCCTGGCGTTTATTCCGCTTTAGCAAGACTCGGTTTTTTCAATGTTGATGAATTAATTGCCGGATTTAGACATGCCGGTTCTATCTTCGAAGGACATATAACAAGAGGTATCCCAGGTGTGGAGTGGACAACTGGAAATTTAGGACAAGGTTTATCTGCTGGTGTTGGTATGGCCTTGGCTTCAAAAAGAACAGGTGCAAACTATCATGTATTTGTTTTGCATAGTGATGGTGAATCTCCAAAAGGTCAAATCGCAGAAGCAAGAAGAACGGCTAAAAAAGAAAATTTAAATAACTTAACTGTTTTAGTAGATTATAATGATATTCAGATTTCAGGAAGAGCTAGAGATGTTTTATATGTTGACATTGTAAAAGAATATGAAGCTGCAGGATGGAATATAATTGAAGTTGATGGTCATGATTTTGAACAATTATTTAATGCTATTGAAGAAGCCAAAAATTATAAATTAGGACCAACAGTTATTATTGCAAAAACAATTATAGGAAAAGGCGTTTCTTTCATGGAAAATAGACATGAATATCACGGTTCCCCATTAAAAGAAAATGAAGCTGATAAAGCATTAAAAGAATTAGGTTTAGAAAATGATATTGAAAAATATAAAGAAATGAGAAAAAAATTACCTTTATTAAGAAAAAAATTAGAATTTAAAGATAATGTGGTTACCGCAGATCCTGGAAAACCTATAATTTATTCAAAAGAGGATAAAGTTGATAATAGAGGAGCTTTTGGAAATGCCGTTGCAGATTTAGCTAAAATTAATAAGGGAAAAGTACCTATAGTCGCAATAGATTGTGATTTAAAACCTTCAGTGAAATTAGAAAAATTTGAAAAAACAAGTCCAGAAACATATGTTCAAATAGGTATTCAAGAACATAATGCTGCAACAATTGCAGGTGCAATGTCAGTTTGTGGAATTGTTCCATTCTTTGCAGATTTTGGAGTATTTGGTCTTGACGAAACATTTAATCAACAAAGATTGAATGATATAAATCATACAAACTTAAAAACAGCTGTTACTCATTGTGGTATAGATATTGGAGAAGATGGAAAAACTCATCATGAAATTAATTATATCGGTATTGTAAGAAGTTTCTTTGATACAAAATTAATTGTTCCGGCTGATCCAAATCAAACAGACAAAGCTGTTAGATATGCTGCTTCAATATTGGGTAACGTCGTTATAGCAATGGGAAGGTCAAAAATACCTGTAATTTTAGATGAAAATGGTAAACCATTCTTTGGTGAAAATTATGAATTTGAATATGGTAAAATGGATGTGTTGAGAAAAGGAGAAAAAGTAACTATTTTAACACATGGTAGTGTTGCTTATAAAGCAGTAAAGGTTGCAGATAAATTAAAAGAAGAAGGAAAAAATATTACTGTTATCAATGTATCAGCACCTTTAGAATTCAATGCTTCAAAAATAAAAGAATATATAAATGATTCCCATATAATTATTTATGAAGATCATAATAAGCACAACGGATTATTAGTTGAATTTTCAAAATCTGTTGTTGAAAATAAATTAAGTCCTTTAACCGTTACATCTTTAGGCGTTGACAACTATTCACCTTCTGGAAACAATGAATCATTGTTTGAAATATTTAAATTGGATGAAACATCTTTATACAATATTATCAAGGAGAAAATAAATGAATGA
- a CDS encoding DUF2905 domain-containing protein: protein MQFIGKFLILFGIILIVIGIIFYFSNKIPFKIGKLPGDILIKKENFTFYFPLTSAILISIILNGIFWFIKRFL, encoded by the coding sequence ATGCAGTTTATAGGAAAATTTTTAATTTTGTTTGGTATTATTTTAATAGTTATAGGTATTATATTTTATTTTTCAAATAAAATTCCTTTTAAAATTGGAAAATTACCCGGTGATATTTTAATTAAAAAGGAAAACTTTACTTTTTATTTTCCTTTGACTTCTGCTATATTAATAAGTATAATATTAAATGGAATTTTTTGGTTTATAAAACGATTTTTATAA
- a CDS encoding YaaR family protein: protein MFINPLSGNSSKKLEEKKIKNKKKSKIHKSSTKKRTSFSEVMDLNEIELIKKDLNKLLAKIEEYGAEFKRSPIEKNLEKYKKSVKSFLKKVEKNLYKLNSKMNFKEKNFFVVAEEINKELKNLTDELLKNEIGAFAYAKKIDSINGLLLDLYK, encoded by the coding sequence ATGTTTATAAATCCATTATCAGGAAATTCATCTAAAAAATTAGAAGAAAAAAAAATTAAAAATAAAAAAAAGTCTAAAATTCACAAAAGTTCCACCAAAAAAAGAACTTCTTTTTCTGAAGTCATGGACTTAAATGAAATAGAATTAATAAAAAAGGATCTTAATAAACTCTTAGCAAAAATAGAAGAATATGGTGCAGAATTCAAAAGATCTCCAATAGAAAAAAACTTAGAAAAATATAAAAAAAGTGTGAAATCATTTCTCAAAAAAGTAGAGAAAAATTTATATAAATTAAATTCAAAAATGAATTTTAAAGAAAAAAACTTTTTTGTTGTTGCCGAAGAAATAAATAAGGAACTTAAAAATCTTACTGATGAATTATTAAAAAATGAAATTGGAGCTTTTGCTTATGCAAAAAAAATAGATTCTATTAATGGCCTTCTACTTGATTTATATAAATAA
- the jag gene encoding RNA-binding cell elongation regulator Jag/EloR codes for MNIKIREKQFEGKSIDLAFDEAVKYYDASPEEIGFEVIQQPKKGFLGIGNKLAIINAFLNEKYLMNRLNEFLCSLLEHFDGDFDYSINFQGKNILVRLEGDGLGKLIGKYGRTIGAMQHILSIYINRLSSTKIDVNLDVGEYRRKKKEKIYEIVDNAIKRLNDENERIELAPMFSYERRIVHEYVRRNYSHIMTESIGLEPYRKVVIKLTKSHIKA; via the coding sequence ATGAATATCAAGATTCGAGAAAAACAGTTTGAAGGAAAAAGTATTGACTTGGCATTTGATGAAGCGGTAAAATATTATGATGCTTCTCCTGAAGAAATAGGATTTGAAGTCATCCAACAGCCAAAAAAAGGTTTTTTAGGTATTGGAAACAAACTTGCTATCATTAATGCCTTTTTAAATGAAAAATACCTTATGAACAGATTAAATGAATTTTTATGCTCACTTTTAGAACATTTTGATGGTGATTTTGATTATTCTATTAACTTTCAAGGAAAAAATATACTGGTTAGATTAGAAGGTGATGGTTTAGGAAAGTTAATTGGAAAATACGGCAGAACAATTGGAGCTATGCAACATATTTTATCTATTTATATTAATAGACTTTCAAGTACAAAAATAGATGTTAATTTAGACGTTGGTGAATATAGAAGAAAGAAAAAAGAAAAAATATATGAAATAGTTGATAATGCTATAAAAAGGTTGAATGATGAAAATGAACGAATAGAATTAGCCCCAATGTTTTCATATGAAAGACGTATCGTTCACGAATATGTAAGGAGAAATTATTCTCATATAATGACAGAATCTATTGGATTAGAACCTTATAGAAAAGTTGTAATAAAATTAACAAAATCTCATATTAAAGCCTAA
- a CDS encoding PSP1 domain-containing protein, with product MINLNALVYGVEITKLSPILYYASNGEDIKIGDLVLVNTDMGLDVGKVVLGPKELTFEEIGYEVTSILRKLNSDDLKIYEENKKMAKKAKEITEIKAKNLGLPMRILSARFVFDKSKIIVYFGSDTRVDFRELVKDLAKEFKARIELRQIGIRDEVKMIGAIGLCGQVTCCSRFLRKFDSIKMEMAKTQQMLINTAKISGRCGRLMCCLAYENDFYESVLRCIPNEGSTIEYENVPARVITVNAFLKQVTLQIIENNQPVMVKLPFEYFKKNCPYGD from the coding sequence ATGATTAATTTAAACGCTTTAGTATATGGAGTAGAAATAACCAAACTTTCTCCTATACTATATTATGCTAGTAATGGCGAAGATATAAAAATAGGTGATTTAGTTTTAGTGAATACAGATATGGGATTAGATGTTGGAAAAGTTGTTTTAGGACCCAAAGAATTAACTTTTGAAGAAATTGGATATGAAGTAACTTCGATTTTAAGAAAACTAAATAGTGATGATTTAAAGATATATGAAGAAAATAAAAAAATGGCTAAAAAAGCTAAAGAAATTACAGAAATAAAAGCTAAAAATTTAGGATTACCAATGAGAATACTTTCTGCAAGGTTTGTTTTTGATAAATCAAAAATTATAGTATACTTTGGTTCTGATACCAGAGTAGATTTTAGAGAATTGGTTAAAGATTTAGCTAAAGAATTTAAAGCTAGAATAGAACTTCGACAGATTGGTATCAGAGATGAAGTTAAAATGATAGGGGCTATCGGTTTATGTGGCCAGGTTACTTGTTGTTCAAGATTTTTAAGAAAATTCGATTCAATAAAAATGGAAATGGCAAAAACACAGCAAATGCTTATTAATACTGCAAAAATTTCCGGGAGATGTGGACGTTTAATGTGCTGTCTCGCTTATGAAAATGATTTTTATGAATCTGTATTGCGCTGTATCCCAAATGAAGGTTCTACCATAGAATACGAAAATGTGCCTGCAAGAGTTATTACAGTAAACGCATTTTTAAAACAGGTGACATTACAAATAATTGAAAATAATCAACCAGTAATGGTAAAACTCCCTTTTGAATATTTTAAGAAAAATTGTCCGTATGGTGATTAA
- the rnc gene encoding ribonuclease III: MNDHEKEVVKEVKKIIGIDNIDEGLLFEALCHSSYSNDYTSKGRKINSNERLEFLGDSVLNLIIAEHLFKNFDLNEGDMARIRATVGSELILFDAAKRLNLGDYILLSKNEEKFGGREKHSIISDLFEAIIGAIYLSLGFEKARSFALKNLKTYIKESIEGKLFLDYKTRLQELTQKDLKIRPEYKLVRQDGPPHNRTFVIEAVINGKVYGKGIGKSKKVAEQLAAKEACENFLEELNGK; encoded by the coding sequence ATGAATGATCATGAAAAAGAAGTTGTTAAAGAAGTAAAAAAAATTATTGGTATTGATAATATCGACGAAGGGCTTCTTTTTGAAGCTCTTTGTCATTCTTCTTATTCAAACGACTATACTTCTAAAGGGAGAAAAATAAATTCAAATGAAAGATTGGAATTTTTAGGTGATTCAGTATTAAATTTAATCATTGCCGAACATCTATTCAAAAATTTTGATTTAAATGAAGGTGATATGGCAAGAATAAGAGCGACCGTTGGAAGTGAATTAATCTTATTTGATGCTGCTAAACGACTAAATTTAGGAGATTATATCTTATTAAGCAAAAACGAAGAAAAATTTGGTGGCAGAGAAAAACATTCTATAATATCAGATTTATTTGAAGCTATCATAGGAGCTATATATTTGTCTTTAGGATTTGAAAAAGCAAGATCTTTTGCTTTAAAAAATTTAAAAACTTATATTAAAGAATCCATAGAAGGAAAATTATTTTTGGATTACAAAACTCGATTACAAGAATTAACACAAAAAGATTTAAAAATACGTCCCGAATATAAATTAGTTAGACAGGATGGACCACCGCATAATAGAACATTTGTAATAGAGGCTGTTATAAACGGGAAAGTATACGGCAAAGGTATCGGTAAATCTAAAAAAGTTGCTGAACAACTTGCTGCTAAAGAAGCTTGCGAAAATTTTCTGGAGGAATTAAATGGAAAATAA
- the rdgB gene encoding RdgB/HAM1 family non-canonical purine NTP pyrophosphatase, with protein sequence MIIYFATNNKHKLKEINEIKPKNFEIKGMFEILKSFDVNEDGKTFLENSIKKAIETAKILRAPVIADDSGLEIEILNGFPGIYSARFMENKSYKEKMKHILKKMENVPFEKRLARFVCAATYYNPKNNILFSVEGEIKGKISYSILGKSGFGYDPIFIPEGETLTFGQLGQDIKNRISHRKRAFQKLFSILLNIPKLEIIS encoded by the coding sequence ATGATTATCTATTTTGCTACAAACAATAAACATAAACTAAAAGAAATCAACGAAATTAAACCTAAAAATTTTGAAATTAAAGGAATGTTTGAAATCTTAAAAAGCTTTGATGTTAATGAAGATGGAAAAACGTTTCTCGAAAATTCTATAAAAAAAGCTATTGAAACTGCAAAAATTTTAAGAGCACCTGTTATAGCTGATGATTCTGGCTTAGAAATAGAAATATTGAATGGATTCCCTGGAATTTATTCTGCAAGATTTATGGAAAATAAATCTTATAAAGAAAAAATGAAGCATATATTAAAAAAAATGGAAAATGTTCCATTTGAAAAACGTCTTGCAAGATTTGTTTGTGCTGCAACATATTATAATCCAAAAAACAATATTCTTTTCTCTGTTGAAGGTGAAATCAAAGGTAAAATTTCTTACTCAATTCTTGGTAAATCAGGGTTTGGATATGATCCGATTTTTATTCCAGAAGGTGAAACTTTAACCTTTGGGCAGCTTGGTCAGGATATTAAAAATAGAATAAGCCATAGAAAACGCGCATTCCAAAAGCTTTTTTCAATATTGCTCAATATTCCGAAATTAGAAATCATTTCTTAA
- the rpe gene encoding ribulose-phosphate 3-epimerase: protein MEMKIYPSILAADFSKLGKDIKNVENNIDGIHLDIMDGLFVPNISFGTPIIKSVRNITNKYLDAHLMIIDPDRYIEDYAKMGINGITIHYEAVTHLHRTIIKIKELGCDAGISLNPHTPVFLLEEILPFVDRVLIMSVNPGFTGQKFIPETLNKIKKLKNIIDNKNLNVKIEVDGGVGLKNIKNLYQAGAREFVVGAGIFHQKNPSEAAKKLKEVGMEI from the coding sequence ATGGAAATGAAAATTTATCCTTCAATTTTAGCTGCAGATTTTTCAAAATTAGGAAAAGATATTAAAAATGTAGAAAATAATATTGATGGAATCCATTTAGATATAATGGATGGTTTATTTGTACCAAATATCTCATTTGGTACACCAATTATAAAATCTGTTAGAAATATTACCAATAAATATCTTGACGCTCATTTAATGATTATTGATCCTGATAGATATATTGAAGATTATGCAAAAATGGGAATTAATGGTATAACCATACATTATGAAGCAGTTACACACCTGCATAGAACGATTATAAAAATAAAAGAGCTAGGATGTGATGCTGGAATTTCTTTGAATCCACATACCCCTGTTTTTTTATTAGAAGAAATTCTTCCATTTGTTGATAGAGTATTAATAATGAGCGTTAATCCAGGATTCACAGGGCAAAAATTTATTCCAGAAACATTAAATAAAATCAAAAAATTGAAAAATATTATCGATAATAAAAATTTAAATGTAAAAATAGAGGTAGATGGTGGCGTAGGATTAAAAAATATTAAAAATTTATATCAAGCAGGAGCAAGGGAATTTGTTGTTGGAGCCGGGATTTTTCACCAAAAAAACCCTTCAGAAGCTGCAAAAAAATTAAAAGAGGTTGGTATGGAAATATGA
- a CDS encoding PASTA domain-containing protein, whose product MLLIVFIFVNSSSYVSIPELKGENKDIAIKALKEIGLIPIIQGIGEKVLYTEPSAGIQVKKGRHVFVQLGNVESLKVPDLIGIPLQVAEQFIVSYGLNYKIKKIYTPETEIETVIDMDPKPGTIINKGDLIELDVSSSEVNK is encoded by the coding sequence TTGCTGTTGATTGTTTTTATATTTGTCAACAGTTCTTCTTATGTTTCAATACCTGAATTAAAAGGTGAAAACAAAGATATAGCAATAAAAGCTCTTAAAGAAATTGGTTTAATTCCAATAATCCAAGGCATTGGAGAAAAAGTATTATATACAGAACCATCAGCAGGAATACAGGTAAAAAAAGGAAGACATGTTTTTGTCCAATTAGGAAATGTAGAATCTCTTAAGGTTCCGGATTTAATAGGGATACCTTTACAAGTAGCCGAACAATTTATAGTTTCATATGGATTGAATTATAAAATAAAAAAAATATATACTCCTGAGACAGAAATTGAAACAGTTATAGATATGGATCCAAAACCTGGAACTATCATAAATAAAGGAGATCTAATCGAGTTAGATGTCTCGTCTTCGGAGGTGAATAAGTGA